One Candidatus Methanomethylophilaceae archaeon DNA segment encodes these proteins:
- a CDS encoding FAD-dependent oxidoreductase — protein sequence MAKKIVVIGSGAAGMTAASTAREMDPTADITVLTEDSDIAYSPCAIPWGIEGKSGWDEIVMHTPGFYKEKRGINVVTETKVESVDDAAKTVSAGGKTYQYDSLVIATGGKVFVPPIPGADLENVFVVRTVRDGRRMQKALEGASKVVIGGAGVIGLELAVSLKSMGKDVTVIEMMDQVIPRIADGDMACHIQKHLEDMGIKFVMKAPVQSVDGNGRVSAVTAAGTSYPCDIMVFATGIRANLDIPKALGFDIGQLSSVVVSPTLQPYKRGRLVPDIYLAGDLVQCQSAIYPGVTASQLGSTAVKQGRVAGINAAKGPQAQFGPVASPWVSVIGEWQIAGTGMSKSLASWYGIQVAEGKSEGLTRARYYPGGKKLIVKVLGDRNTHKIVGAQIIAGEEATGRIEWLTSAIICGMTAEDFLVRAETAYCPPTSMVRDPIFDAVEDLCKKLQ from the coding sequence AGCCGCCGGAATGACCGCGGCATCGACCGCGAGGGAAATGGACCCGACGGCCGATATCACAGTGCTGACTGAGGATTCTGACATAGCATACTCGCCCTGCGCGATACCGTGGGGCATCGAAGGTAAGAGCGGATGGGACGAGATTGTGATGCACACCCCCGGGTTCTATAAGGAAAAACGCGGGATAAACGTCGTCACAGAGACGAAAGTCGAATCCGTCGACGACGCCGCCAAAACCGTGTCCGCCGGCGGGAAGACGTACCAATACGATTCGCTCGTCATAGCCACCGGAGGAAAGGTTTTCGTGCCTCCGATTCCCGGCGCGGATCTGGAGAACGTTTTCGTCGTCAGGACCGTGAGAGACGGCAGACGCATGCAGAAAGCCCTCGAAGGGGCCTCCAAAGTCGTCATAGGCGGCGCCGGAGTCATCGGCCTTGAGCTGGCCGTGTCCCTGAAATCCATGGGCAAAGACGTGACGGTCATCGAAATGATGGATCAGGTCATCCCCCGCATAGCGGACGGCGACATGGCCTGCCACATCCAGAAGCACCTCGAGGACATGGGGATAAAATTCGTCATGAAAGCGCCTGTCCAGTCCGTGGACGGGAACGGCAGAGTGTCCGCGGTCACCGCCGCCGGGACATCCTACCCCTGCGACATCATGGTATTTGCGACAGGGATCCGCGCCAATCTGGACATCCCCAAAGCGCTGGGATTCGACATCGGCCAGCTCAGCTCCGTCGTGGTTTCCCCGACGCTCCAGCCCTACAAGAGAGGCCGCCTCGTCCCCGATATATACCTTGCCGGAGACCTGGTGCAATGCCAGTCCGCGATATATCCCGGAGTTACGGCAAGCCAGCTCGGCTCAACCGCAGTCAAGCAGGGCCGCGTCGCCGGGATCAATGCTGCCAAAGGCCCGCAGGCCCAGTTCGGACCGGTGGCCAGCCCATGGGTCAGCGTCATCGGCGAGTGGCAGATCGCAGGCACCGGAATGTCCAAAAGCCTCGCGTCCTGGTATGGGATACAGGTGGCGGAAGGGAAATCCGAGGGGCTCACCCGCGCGAGATACTATCCCGGCGGCAAAAAGCTCATCGTCAAGGTGCTCGGCGACAGGAACACCCACAAGATCGTCGGCGCGCAGATAATCGCCGGCGAAGAGGCCACCGGCCGCATAGAATGGCTAACTTCCGCGATAATCTGCGGGATGACTGCCGAGGATTTCCTCGTCAGAGCGGAGACAGCGTATTGCCCCCCGACATCCATGGTCAGAGACCCAATATTCGACGCCGTGGAGGACCTATGCAAAAAATTGCAGTGA